The following is a genomic window from Crossiella equi.
GGTGAGACCGTCAAGGTCAAGAAGACCAACGTCCCCGCGTTCCGCGCTGGCACCACGTTCAAGAACGTGATCAGCGGCACCACCAAGCTGCCCAAGGTCACCGCGCCGAAGGCCGCCGCCAAGGCCGCCCCGGCCAAGGCGACCGCCGCTCCGAAGGCCGCTGCCACGAAGACCGCGGCCGCCGCCAAGACCACGGCGACCCGTGCCGCGCGTGCGACCGCCGCCACCAAGGCGCCGGCCACCAAGGCCGCCGCCAAGCCGGCGACCACCCGCAAGACGGCCGCCGCGGCCAAGCCCGCTGCCGCCGCCAAGCCGGCTGCCAAGGCTGCTGCCCCCAAGGCCGCCGCCGCGAAGAAGCCGGCTGCCGCGAAGGCCGCTCCGGCCGCGAAGGCCGCCCCCAAGGCCACCGCGACCGCCAAGGCT
Proteins encoded in this region:
- a CDS encoding HU family DNA-binding protein, coding for MNKAQLIDALAERIGDKKTAGLAVDGIVDTIVRAVHKGDKVTITGFGVFEKRARAARTARNPRTGETVKVKKTNVPAFRAGTTFKNVISGTTKLPKVTAPKAAAKAAPAKATAAPKAAATKTAAAAKTTATRAARATAATKAPATKAAAKPATTRKTAAAAKPAAAAKPAAKAAAPKAAAAKKPAAAKAAPAAKAAPKATATAKAAAPKAAAAKKPAAAKAAPAAKKPAARKK